The stretch of DNA tttttagaaaagttaattagatgatcgaatgttagatgaattagctagatagaaaattgtcgaactagagatttgaactagttgaataattaatataactagtttatttttagtaagaaaattgtcgaactagtttatttaggtatatgagatttgaactagttcaataattaatataactagtctatttttagtaagaaaatttaggtatctgagatttgatgatctaagtaaaatattatttgttaatgtgtttttctgtttatttaagAAAAACCCGCTTCCTGACACGATTGCCCCTTTATCTTTATATAGATAGATTTTATGGGGTTATTACTTAGTAAGTCTATTTTGTACAAGAGCCCCTCCGTTGAGGGTGGAAATTTAAGAATAAATAAGTTTTAAGCAAACTTGTTTAGTCGTCTTTTTCAAACGATGTTTCATTCATATGATAGAATTTTAATATGGGTTTaattagatatattaatgtcaaatgttagatgaatatatatttggctagatattaattaatgttagatagtaataggtgtttaatgtttcacctatatgaacataggaaatgtcatctgacgacgaaaaggatttcattatgtgcgaacactatgaagaccagcgcggcctgtgcgacagaaatttccttgttgatgataggcgcttcagcatcaagctggatgagacattcgaagttgatacagtaagtcactttggcaattattatttgaatgcaaaacttatgcttcatttgcttcaacttataattttaaattttcactattctactagcgcatcccctgccatgcaagaatttttgtcttggataagataggttttagtgctatagatgatatggaggtaaagagagtttacttgaagacggagcatgggtatactttcaacgtcaaattatataatggagacacatacacccattttgaatgcaaaacttggcaagcactatgcaaggcttatgcatttgagcctgatatggttatcacctttgatattcgtccggaagatgatattgaaggtaatatagacatctggatcgatgtgcaaacgcctccagttctaccattatgtgagtttttctcaaccatgcatgcatatgtttatgtctttgatacagtttattcaaaaatagttgacaactaatttgtattgtcagcttatttcggttcaagcaaatatgtccggcgcttggtagacaggacctactactgccccggggctcaactaaactgcgaggaaataagtcattatgtttcattgCTTGAGGATCTTAATAACGTCAAGACAAAAAAATTTCCTGAACTTaaaaatgttagtactcaaaacgtgcgaccaatggtgatcgtattgaactacggtcacatctataatcgaaagatggtaagattttaactatttgtccttaattagtgcatcttttgcatacattatttttgaagctaaactttcattgcttagtatattaattactatacgatgttcttcaacagggacttccgatgacagttgtgcctcagtggatcgagactaaaggtcacatgtcaatggttagcttacggccaagatatcctacattgcacatgagtgcattcaggatttctaaaaGCGAAGAATGCTTGATAGTggaagattggagcaaaattgttaacgatcgcagagaagtactaggaggcagcaaggagaagcgcaacccaagattaggagagagattcatctgcatgctccagtatgatgaatcaggagagctatacatgttctatgctattctacctgagagggagcaaCAGGAGTAGCTAgctactagttcatgctcttaattaattaattagtacttgtctcatgtccgtgtcctgaacttcgatgttggtgatgattatgttgaactcgatgatatctttgcttctgttacaaagtgaatgtttcctctttaagctagccagtgttggtgatgattagatagctagcggtaatgactatgatgattaaatagtgtgGTATATATAATtagacgactacgatgatttttagctagctagagtttatttatttattaatatgtgatgatgatgatgatgacgactacaactcattataacgtaaaacaatcctaaattaaattgataacacaaatttaattgaaaaataaaaaataaaacaaaaacatttagtaccggttggtgttaccaaccggtactaaagggctcccggcccccggagctggctcgtgccacgtggttgccctttagcaccggttcgtgctgaaccggtactaaagggggggggggctttagtgaccacattttagtgccggttatgtaaccggcactaaagggccttacgaaccggtgctattgcccggttctgcactagtggggGCTAGAGTTTAGGGTTTATGTTTTCTTTCTTTGACGGTAGTTTAGGGTTTAGGTTTATGATACATGGCATTTCTATATTTGTTGGCTCTACTATAATATATTTGAATACCTTCAATGTAGAAAAATTGGGCCCCACTAATGTGAGTTTCCAGTTTTATTTTTGCGAAAAGTTCAAAGGTCATATATTAAAGTCGACCAACACTTACAAGGCCCACTTTGTTGAAATTAGAAATTATACAACGGTCCTTGGGAAAATCGACGCCGTCTTCCTCCTGCACTCGCTGGTGCACCCCGTGAGAGAAGCTCAATGCCACCTCTAGACCTCCGAAGCACCATAGAACCAAAGAAACATTGTTGAAGCAACAGCCGAGAAGTCATCAGTCGAAGCCAGAAGACGCCAACGACAATGATCTAGGAAACAAATCATCATCCTGGAGAAGAAGGCTATGAATAATATTGGATGACCTCCCCGGATCTGGCTAGACAAGTCTGGGGAGACATAACGTCACAAGCTCCTCGACGACGCCAAATCTACATAAGGTCACGGTCGGTGAAGGAGCGAAAAGACCAAGACTCGAAGTGTCATTGTCCACTCCACTAGAAGACACCTTCGAATACCACATGTATAACACCAGGACAAAATCAGATCCACCACTCGAGAAGAGTGGTGACCAGATGCTTCCCCATCCTCCTCTACATCGCCTACGAGGTAGACCAGGAGCCGTGGAACTGTTATTCTTAATCCAGCATTATTGTATTTCCTAGGTTCGACCCAATATACGTACCAGACATGTCTCATATTTTGGACTCATGTGTTGATGAATAAGATAatgatttttttttcatattAGAATAAATTAAAATGTGATCAAGTTTTCTAGCCCAAGAGTCAACAATTAATGGTGCAGACCTGAAGGCACACTCTTCTCTTTTGGTCAAGGACCATGGAAGAAGAACCATTAAACAAGCAATGCAATAGTTCTAGTATAAACCGATCACAGATATTTCTAATGTTCTAGGAATTTCAATTGTGTACGAATATAATTTACCATTTTATTTACTTGCACATAAAATAGACATGCTTGCATTTTAGGACTCTCTGTCAACTTTGTAGCTCTCAACCATGATATTTAAGGAAACTAAGATAGACATAAACCCAACATACATTTGCAATTCATCATACAACACATATTAATCTTTGAAGACATGTGATAGGTTTTCGTATATTTTTCTCATCTAAAATAACGTTGTGAAACAAAAAAGGTTTAAATGATTTTTTTGTCAAATTCCTTGTAATGTGCTCAAATTTAGTGAAATTTAATTCGTCACAACCCATGTTAAATTATGATACCTTAATATTTAACTAGCATTACATAGTGTTTAAGTAAAATAGAAATACATATTGGTTAAGGTAATAGTTTAAAAAGATAATTTGTAATTTAAAATAAGTAAAAGAAATTAGTATAAATAAATATTCATTTGTAACTCACTTTGTTTAGGGCCCACTGATCTACTAAACCGGTCTTGATCGATCTTTACCGATGCAATGACAGTAGACGATAAGAGCATTGTTTCTGCCAAAAAAAATCAAACTACGTCATTATCTGCAGCATCGCCATTATGTGAAGCAAAGCCAAATTTTTTAGGTTTACATCTGATGAGTATATCGTGTGATTTTAATAAGAAACAAAGGTGTACGACATGAATATATTTTGAACTAATATTTTGTAATCTTACTGGTTGTTCATAGGTAGCCGACAGTAGTAAGCTAGAGCCAGATTAATTAAATAGGATCCATTTGAAAGTAGCGGACTAGTCATTGTCAGTTGCAGTGTAATTACATACAATGTAGCATAGGACATTTTGGCTATAAAAGTAGGGGGCTCCATATGTAAGACTTAGTTATTTTTAGTTCAATTTAGTGTTGCTTGTGAAACTAGTGCATTTATCTTCTTTTCAGCTGGCTAGACCAGCAGATTAAGCTCTACTTATAACCCTAGACAATCCTACATCTATATGTATGCAATTCTGAGATTGCTTGTTACCTTGTTCTGCTGGGTTCTTCCATCTCTTGCATGAACATACTCTAATAGTTAGGCCATCATGGCTTTGGGAAAAGGCTGATAACATCTCAGGGGTTGGTTCAACGGTTGCTTGGCTAATTAGTCCTCTTGGAAAGTAGCCTGGATCGTAATGATCACCTCCAAAAATCGAAGGTATCTATCTCATTGAAAGGCCAGGCCACTCTAGTGGTATATCAGTAGGTATTTGTGATTAGTTAGCCTTCGGTCATTCTAGTGGTAAAAGAGCAATAGGTGATTCTACTGCTAGTACTCGGGTCTTGTTAGCTCCAGTTGATGGGGTTATCAATGTTCGCACATATTGTTAACCGTTGGTGTAATATGGAAATATATCCTAGTAGTTAAATCAATGAGTTATTGTAGTCGTGTTCAATTCTAGTTATTTTGATTTTTTGCGTTCAAAAAAGATGTACTCCCTCGATCCATATTTGTACTAAACTAGGAAAGTAATATGGGCGGAGAGAAAGTCGACGACATGAGGGTTCCCAAGGCCATGAAGTGGTCAAGCCCGGAGATTGGAGTGGTTAAAATAAACTCTGATGCGTTATTTATCGCCGAGACGCGCCAATCTTGGGCAGGCGCAGTCGCCAGAGATCAGAGAGGATTAGTGCTCTTCTCCGAGGGAAGACAACTGTCTGACAGCAGGTCAATGGaggaagcagaagcaaaggccgCACTGATGGGGCTGAAGTCCCTGTCGAAACTGTTCAGAGGACCCATCATCCTGGTGTTGGATTGCCTCGCGATTGGGAGGGAGCCCCAACCTGATGCACCAGGGAGATCACCCCAGTTTGGACAAGTGATGGATATTAAAGAGGCTCTAACTGGTTTTGAGTCGTCCAGAATAGCCAATGTGGGCAGGAGATGCAATGCTTTGGCACATGAAGCTGCTGCGGTTGCGAGAAGGTTAGGCAACTTTATTAGGATAGCTGACGTGCTAGATTGCATGCGTTCGCTGGTTAATGGTGAATGTAACACCCCCCCCCCCTAGAGTAATGCTGCTCAGTTACTCTTTGTTTCTAAAAAAGTAAAATGGACCAGAGGAAATAACATATTTGGGTATTGTTCAAATTAAAACTTTGTAATATGTTGCAGGATGGTGAGGTAACAAATAGAAATTTCTAGTTTAAAGCGTCTCTAAAGGGCATACATATAAATTAATATCTCAGTTTCCTTCTTGTAAGAGCCAGCTAGGACAAACTATTCCCGTGCTGGCTAGCCTGTGGGTTCGCCTCCCATCTGACTGCCGCTTTGACGCCTGAGGGTTTTTGGTCCTTATAGGAGCGGCATGGACAGATGGTGGACTTTTTTGTGTTTGTGTTTCAGGCTCCGATCCTCCCCGAGTTCATCCGCTTGAACGAAGTCGACGAAGCTCCAGTGTAGGTTCCTATCATCTCCTTCGGTCCGTGAGGTTGGGGGTCATGTGCAATGGTAAGATTTGGTGTCAGACGCTTTAGATCGATTCAAGAGTTCAAATGCAATGAATTCAACTCCAAGGCGCTGGTTTTTCACAAAGACTTCTCGGCTATCATCTACTCCCTCTGTACAAAatatataagagcatttagatcactactttagagatctaaacactcttatatttctttatgaAGGGAGTACAAGGTTAGTCCTGCTTTGATAGGGTAGGCTGTCATCTAAAAGGTTAGTCCTGCTCTGATAGGGGGGCAACGAAAACATCACATCAATGGTTCATTCCGAGGGCAATAGTTGTCATTCGATGGTCTAGAGACCTGAATGTAATTTTTGTTATGCATTGAGTGTTTGTACTTATGATGATATTTTACAATATATCCATGTCCTTTTCACACAGAAAAAGGAAAACTGACAAACATCCAAAGTTCTGGCTTTGACATGCTTCTACTTGGAACATGGTACACTTCACTATCATATTTGTAAGATGTCGATTTGACATCGTGTTTGCACCTATGAAATTGTTTCTAGGGAATGGACCTATGGAATTTTGATATAACTATGTGTTTGTGGATTTGATTATTGCCAGCATTCATCTAGATTCTAAATCAAGATCATGGCAATAGTTATCGTCCCCAATACATCAACATACACTGAATGAGAAAAATTATGTACAAAAAGTAAAAACTATAGCTAAGGAAAGCATAAATGTtgttagagtacgtaatgggcctaatgggcccattagtcttagggttaattagagataagagtcgcttgcttaggggtcaagtaagccttgtttgggagtcaagtaaacctctctatataaagaggagatgtatcaatctaatcaagcaagaattaagaagAAAATCCCTTCCCTCTTGCCCGGCCGTGGGCAAAAAGGCCCCCGGCCGGCCCTCTCGCGCCCTCCTTCTAGCAACGCCATAACAATTTGGTATCAGGTAGCTCAGTTCCGATCATGTCTTCGCCGCCGCCCACCCCGTCGCTTCCGCTGCCGACCGTCACCACCATACCGCTGGCCATCTACACCGCGCTGCTCCCCTCCCTGTCCGCGCCGCTGGTCGCATCCTCCGGCGCCGCCACCGCCCAGATGCCAGAGCCCTCCACCGCAccacctgttggggaacgtagtaatttcaaaaaaattcctacgcacacgcaagatcatggtgatgcatagcaacgagaggggagagtgctgtctacgtaccctcgtagaccgaagcggaagcgttgacgcaacgtagaggaagtagtcgtacgtcttcccggtccaaccgatccaagcaccattactccggcacctccgagttcttggcacacgttcagctcgatgacgctccccgggctccgatccagcaaagcttcggggaggagttccgtcaacacgacggcgtggtgacgatcttgatgttcaaccgtcgcagggcttcgcctaagcaccgctacaatatgaccgagatGTAATAtcatggaggggggcaccgcacacggctaaggaacgatcacgaagatcaacttgtgtgttctagggtgcccccctgcccccgtatataaaggagggagggggaggtgcggccggcccccttggggtgcgcctggaggagtcctactcccaccgggagtaggactccccccctcttgccttgttggagaaggaaagggggaaggggaagaggaaaggggggcgccgccccccttccttgtcctattcggactaggggggagggggcacgcggcctgccctggccggccctcctcttctcccttatggcccatgtaggcccaataaccccccggtactccggtaaaatcccgatttcacccggaatgattccgatgtccaaatataggcttccaatatatcgatctttatgtctcgaccatttcgagactcctcgtcatgtccgtgatcacatccgggactccgaacaaccttcggtacatcaaaatacataaactcataataactgtcatcgtaacgttaagcgtgcggaccctacagttcgagaacaatgtagacatgaccgagacacgtctccggttaataaccaatagcgggacctggatgcccatattggctcctacatattctacgaagatctttatcggtcagaccgcataacaacatacgttgttccctttgtcatcggtatgttacttgcccgagattcgaacgtcggtatccaatacctagttcaatctcgttatcggcaagtctctttactcgttccgtaatacatcatctcacaactaactcattagttgcaatgcttgcaaggcttatgtgatgtgcattaccgagagggcccagagatacctctccgacaattggagtgacaaatcctaatctcgaaatacgccaacccaacatgtacctttggagacacctgtagagctcctttataatcaaccagttacgttgtgacgtttggtagcacacaaagtgttccttcggtaaacgggagttgcataatctcatagtcataggaacatgtataagtcatgaagaaagcaatagcaacatactaaacgatcgggtgctaagctaatggaatgggtcatgtcaatcagatcattcaactaatgatgtgatcttgttaatcaaataacaactctttgtccatggttaggaaacataaccatctttgattaacgagctagtcaagtagaggcatactagtgacactctgtttgtctatgtattcacacatgtattatgtttccggttaatacaattctagcatgaataataaacatttatcatgatataaggaaataaataataactttattattgcctctagggcatatttccttcaccaccGGCCACCGCCTACACCCCGGAGGAGATCACTTGGGTCCTCAACGACCTCGTCACAGCCGTTCAGGGGATCCGGCTGTACCTGGTCAGCCCCTACGGGCCGCCGCTCCCCTGCCGCCGACCGCCTTCACCGGGCCGCCGGCCCTGCTGTGGTACTCGCCGCATCCAGGGGCCTCCGCGGCGTTCCCTGGGACGCTGCAGCCCCAGCTGCAGCTGCCGCCACCGCCCCACAGTGGCCGCAGTGGCCGGCGCCGGCTCCTGCCGCGCCTCCAACGCCCATCGCCGCCCCCGCGCCGTTGTGGCTGCCGTGGCAGCCACCGCACCAAGCGGCCTTCGCCACGCTCGCCGGGCCATTGCAGCAGCCGCTGCAGCTGCCATCCATCGCCACCACCGCCCAACCCTGGCTGCAGTGGCAGCCGCCGCTCCTGGCGGCCTCCGCCGCAGCAGCCGCTGCCGCTGCCCGGTGCGCCACCGCAGCAGCCACCGCCGGTCAGCTCCGGTCCCGCATCGACCGCACCGGCAGGAGTCCCACTTCACCAAGTCCAGTCcccgccgtcgccgtcaccgTTTTCGTCTTGGATCGCTACCCGCCACGTgtcggcggcggtgaggctgcaGGCCGCTGCGCGCGGCCTCCTAGCGCGTCGGCGTGTGCGGGAGATGCGTGGTCTGCAGCTGCTGCTCCTCCAAGTTGCCCTTCGCTGCGCAAAGGACCTCGATCTCATCCGCTGTGTCGGGGATCTTGGGCATGCGGTTTCCCCCACGGGCGGCGGGCATGCTGTTTTCCCCGCGGGCAACGACCTCAAAGTCTGCGACATCGGCGGTTGGGGGCGCACCCCTCCTCGTCATTCTCCATCGCAAGCCCTCCACTCTTCCCTGTGCGGTGCAAACCAACAGCCGTCCGGCAGGGAGAAGGCATGGTGTCACCGACAGCAGCGCACCGCGTAGCACCACTGCATTCCGCCACCGGCCGCCGCGAGGGCGCCTCTCTTGGTCACTCTTGCGACCACTTCCAGGTGGTCATACACATGCACTCCTTTTGTCCAGGTGGTGTCCATGGGATCCAGGTGGCTGTACACGTGCACGTCCGACGTGCGGATGGTGTCTACTTTTTGTTAAGGGGTCCAAAATAAAGCGTCCCAGTCCATTTCAGGTTGAGAATAATAAAACAAGCCGAGATGTAAAAGGCTTGTTTTTAGGTGTTAGGTTTTTGTTGCGTCGAGTCATGGTTATAAGTTGGTTAGGCTGTAGCTCGAGGACAAGCTGCATGTCCAGGTAGGGTGTAGtgttagagtacgtaatgggcctaatgggcccattagtcttagggttaattagagataagggtcgcttgcttaggggtcaagtaagccttgcttgggagtcaagtaaacctctctatataaagagaggagatgtatcaatctaatcaagcaagaattaagaaggaaatcccttccctcttgcccggccgtgggcaaaaaggcccccggccggccctctcacgccctccttctagcagcgccataacaaatgtaatatgtaatgtTGCTATGATTCTAACTATCATATTTGTAAGATGTCGATTTGACATCGTGTTTGCACCTATGAAATTGTTTCTAGGGAATGGGCCTATGGAATTTTGATATAACTATGTGTTTTTGGATTTGATTGTTGCCAGCATTCATCTAGATTCTAAAAAGATCATGGCAATAGTTATCATCCCCAATACATCAACATACACTGAATGGGAAAAATTATGTACAAAAAGTAAAAACTATAGCTAAGGAAAACATAAATGTAATATGTAATGTTGCTATGATTCTAAAGATGTGATTCTTATCATCCCAAGAATTGTTCTTTACGTACACTGCACTATTTCTACAAAATGAGTCAATCAATATAGAAGCATCTCCGAAAACTAgtcaatcaacacacatacgatTTATGCAGTAAGAATAATGACGCAGTTGTTGCTTGTCAGGTTCATCAGCGAAAGGAGGACGaaaacatattgcatgaaggccaAGTTAGATAGCAGTATTCAGCATGTGACTTTTGAGATCTGTCATCCTGGATTAGCATATGCAAAATAGGCACTAGTATTTGGAATCCAGCATCACACTTCTATATTACTTCATCAAAAGAAGATAATTGTCTGCCATCAGCTATCTCCGACGAGCATTTGGTTTTTAATCAAGTTTGCGACGTAGTCAGCAACCCAGAAGGATCCAGCCTCCGTGCAGCAGTAGCCGTGTGTATGACCTTCTTTCTCGACCGACAAGGCAACCCCTGGAGCATGCCTTGAGATCTGTATTTTAACACTCCCAGACAAATTAACATGAGCAAAGCTATCCATGATACAACATAACAACTCGCATGATCAGAATAATGCCGTTGAAATAATGAATGTGATCTATTCACCTCTTCCAAGTGAGTTAGTGGACCCCAGTGATCATCCACACCGAACAGAAAAGCAATTTGGTCCTGTTTTGCTCTGATGAAATTCCAGTCCGGCTCTTCGTGAAGCTGAAGTGCATAGTAACATGGTCAAGAACTAACTGGTTTGCAAGTAGAAAATAGTAAGAAACTCTAGTATAGTACTGCAAGTAATGCAATTGTCTTTGCCATGTAATGCAGCTGAATGTAGCATTATAATACTCCTATAATACTCTTGTGACCCATAATGCAGCTGGATGTAGCATTATCAACATTTACCTTTTCGAACTCTGTCTTTGCCATGAAAAGCACATTGCGCATCGTATGGTACTGCACGGTTTGCAGAAAATGAGCACATGTCTCGACATGTTTTCAGATAAGAGAAAAATACAAAACAGATGGCCAACTAAATAGGAAGAAGCTCAGAGCACCTGCAAGAGATGGCTACATCCAGCATCAATGGCTGCTGTAGACCAAGAAGATCCAAGGAACCTTTTCACAATGCTCCTCGTAACTGAAGCCTGGAGTGAGCCGATGAAAGACACTAACAAACTAACCCCTTTACTAAGGAGAGATGACCTGACACGTTCATTTGAGAAGATCAAGTTCAGAGAAACAATAATATTCATTTGGGAATAGGCATGATGATCATTTCAACTTTGAAACTCAAAATTAAGGTACTGAATAACCTCCTATAAGATGATAATTAGGACTAAGAATAGCTATAGACAGCTATATATGTTGGTTGTCTTCCTAGTTGCCTACTATCTAGCAACCTGTATGTGTTGTGTTGCTTGTTCAATAGAACAACAATTTTAGATATTTTCCCCTATCACGGCTCATGCTATCACATCGCCTTGTTTGAATTATCCAAGTTTTGTGGAGTAGCAAACCGGTATTGTTGTGTTGATAAATATACATAAAAAAGCAACCAAACTCTAAAGAATTTACTACCTTGCAACATATCCAATTGCTGATTGCTTCATAGCATTCTTGTTCAATGTCAAAAATGGATAAAGCCCCACAAAAAAAATTACCTGTCCAGGAGTGTCAAAAACAAAAATGAAACAGCAAGTACAGACTTAAGGAAAGGACTTTGAAAGGAGTGCTAGACTTGGATAAATACTCATACCTTCTTCTGAAATCTTTTGCATATTTCCAGACCTATGTACGCGCCAATAGAATGACCCACCTACATTTGATACAGAACTAAGCTTAGATGCTTTGTTTCATGTACAAGCGAATCACATACTCTTCAGTAAAAAACATATTAACAGTTGGATCAAATTGTACATAACTAACAGTTTTGTACAATACTGCAGAAAGAGTAAACAAATCAAGCGCTTCAGTACTATGATGTCTTCATGCGCAAGCCAAATGAACTACATATGAAAATATATTTATGAAGATATTACCCCAAAACAAAATGATCATGGGCCAGCAAGTCAAGCAGAGGTGCAGGCACCTTTCCACAAAATTCACTCAGACTTTCCTTTTCCTCTATTCGGCTCAATGTAATACTTAAACTATATGAAGTTTTAAACACTTGTATTGTAGAGTAAACCAACTAAATTGTCCACCTAGTAATCTAGCATAGGACAGCTTGGATTTAATAAAAGGAAGCTTGTGTTGGTGAAGACAGAAGCATACCACAATTATGGACTGTTCGGTATGTAGAAGCTCTTGCTCAAGAAAATCAATCTGCAAACATGGACATGAGAAATATGAGTAATCTATTCTCAATAGTCGAGAAAAAGATGAGAGAGAAAAATGAAACAGGAAAGTGTTCGCCTGTTCCTATTAAGTTTCAGAAGAGTGTTTCTTTTTGCAGCAGAAACAAAATTACGAAGAGCAGTTGCAGTTGGAAGCGACGAAAGCATGCCAAAACGAACCTTGTGCTCAATCTGTTCGTGTAATGAAAACAATCGTCCGTGCTCGTAATCCTGTCATGGGTAGTGTAACAATCATATACAGCAGCGGCCTTAATATGCTGACCAGACAGTAAAAAACAACCATATCATAGTAAACAACTAAACATCATGCCAGAGGAGCAATAAAAGAATGTGCATTGACAAGGATTATTGTTGTGCATTTATTCCTAACCATGCCAGTGAATAAGGATGACAACTTTGAAACCAAGACGACCAAAACATTGAAATTGTTTTGTTTAACAGAACAAATTATTGAGAAGCAGGGGATTGCCAAACTTTTATCATAGCAAGTAGTGAATAGAGCGCACAAGTGGAACACCAGTTCTCAATAGAAATTTATAACCTGAACCAAGTTATGAATACCAC from Triticum urartu cultivar G1812 chromosome 3, Tu2.1, whole genome shotgun sequence encodes:
- the LOC125546166 gene encoding lipid droplet-associated hydrolase isoform X1, producing the protein MGSCLRAADFRCRAQLPRLFRPAACGGGGARPGAGSSMQRAGLLTPFPLRARATARTCMVSSFATELLEIRSREPSPSLHVLVVPGNPGIVGFYRDFVEALYENLGGQASVTAIGHISHGQKDYEHGRLFSLHEQIEHKIDFLEQELLHTEQSIIVVGHSIGAYIGLEICKRFQKKVIFFVGLYPFLTLNKNAMKQSAIGYVARSSLLSKGVSLLVSFIGSLQASVTRSIVKRFLGSSWSTAAIDAGCSHLLQYHTMRNVLFMAKTEFEKLHEEPDWNFIRAKQDQIAFLFGVDDHWGPLTHLEEISRHAPGVALSVEKEGHTHGYCCTEAGSFWVADYVANLIKNQMLVGDS
- the LOC125546166 gene encoding lipid droplet-associated hydrolase isoform X2 — protein: MQRAGLLTPFPLRARATARTCMVSSFATELLEIRSREPSPSLHVLVVPGNPGIVGFYRDFVEALYENLGGQASVTAIGHISHGQKDYEHGRLFSLHEQIEHKIDFLEQELLHTEQSIIVVGHSIGAYIGLEICKRFQKKVIFFVGLYPFLTLNKNAMKQSAIGYVARSSLLSKGVSLLVSFIGSLQASVTRSIVKRFLGSSWSTAAIDAGCSHLLQYHTMRNVLFMAKTEFEKLHEEPDWNFIRAKQDQIAFLFGVDDHWGPLTHLEEISRHAPGVALSVEKEGHTHGYCCTEAGSFWVADYVANLIKNQMLVGDS